The genomic region cacacacaaccatctctagggtttacagagaacggcccgaaaaagaggaaatatccagtgagcggtcagttgtgtggacgaaaatgccttgttgatgtgagaggtcagaggtgaatgggcagactggttccagatgatagaaaggcaacaggaactcaaataaccaaccaacatctctgaggagcgtttccaacaccttgttgtctgccacgaagaattaaggcagttctgaaggcaaaaagggggtccagccttttactagcaaggtgtacctaataaagttgcAGTTAGCATGTTAGCACATCAGCTAGCAGGTTAGTACATGGTTGGCATGTTAGCACATCAGCTAGCAGGTTGGTTCGCGGTTATAGTGTTAGCATGTTAGGTAGCAGGTTGGTTCACTGTTAGCATGTCAGCTAGCGGGTAGGTTCATGGTTAGCATGTTAGCACATCAGCTATTAAGCTgaggtgttttttgttttctctcacaACTGTTCCAGTCTTACTGGATCTGACTAGCTAACTTTAGCGTAAAGTCTTAAATTTTGCTGTTCTATGATGCAAAATGCTTGGAAATATGAATTTAATATGAATTTCCACAGGATCACAATAAAAAAGCAGCTGTCCAGCACTGGCCAAGACTTTGATAACAATATAGAAGTGCTACTCTTCAAAAGAAAGTGGTAAGTTTTATAGCCATTTTGATGCTTGATCTTTATTATGTCTTATACAACAGTTGATCCCAACCTTacagtctgattggttgagaagcatcTAACCATGTTTATATTTGTGACAGCAGTATGGCTTTTTACATCAGAACTGTATCACTCTCCTGACGCTTTGGGAAATACCGACAAGCTTTGTGCACCCAAATCTTAGCTGttgtgtacaaccccaattccaatgaagttgggacgttgtgcaaaacataaataaaaacagaatacgatgatttgcaaatccttttcaacctttattcaattaaatacactacaaagacaagatatttaatgttcaaacggataaactttgttgttttttgaaaatattcactcatgttgaatttgatgcctgcaacacgttccaaagaagttgggacaggggcgtgtttaccactgtgttacatcacctttcctttaacaacactcaataagcgtttggaactgaggacactaattgttgaagctttgtaggtggaattctttcccattcttgcttgatgtaaagcttcagttgctcagcagtccggggtctccattgttgtattttgtgcttcataatgcgtcacacattttcaataggagacaggtctggactgcagacaggccagtctagtacccacactcttttactacgaagccacgctgttgtaacacgtgcagaatgtggcttggcattgtcttgctgaaataagcaggacgtccctgaaaaagacgttgcttggatggcagcagatgttgctccaaaacctgtatgtacctttcagcattaatggtgccttcacagatgtgcaagttacccatgccatgggcactaacactcccccacaccatcagagatgctggctttttaactttgtgctgataacaatccagacagtccttttcctctttggcccggaggacacgacgtccacgATTtcaaaaaacagtgtgaaatgtggactcgtcagaccacaggacacttttccactctgcgtcagtccatctcagatgagctcggcccagagaagccggcggcgtttctgggtgttgttgatatctggcttcgctttgcatggcagagttttaacttgcacttgtagatggagcgacgaactgagttcactgacagtggttttctgaagtgtcctgagcccatgtggtaatatccgttactgaataatgtcggtttttaatgtagtgccgcctgagggatcgaaggtcaccgGCATAGTGACAACTaacaatgttggttttctgccttgctgcttacttgcagagatttctccagattctctgaatcttttgatgatattatggactgtagattatgaaattcctaaattccttgcagttgcatgttgagaaacgttgttcttaaactgttggactatttgctcacacagttgttcacaaagtggcaaacctcgccccgtccttgcttgtgaacgactgagcctttcagggatgctccctttatacccaatcatgacactcacctgtctccaattaacctgttcacctatggaatgttccaaacaggtgttttttgagaattcctcaactttcccagtcttttgttgcccctgtcccaacttctttggaacgtgttgcaggcatcaaattcaaaatgagtgaatatttgcaaaaaacaataaagtttatccatttgaaaatcatcgtattctgttttatttatgttttacacaacgtcccaacttcattggaattggggttgtatttaagATAacctgtccattttattgaagtaacattttaTCGTTGATGTCCCAGAACAGGGTAAAATAATATGGACAAAAATGTAGACTTACgatgctctgctttaagcttttttCAGATATAGAtgtttttctcacatctctggcagatACTTTTcagcaaaagtagaatagtATCCTCTAAAATGTCTCCCAGTATTTGATgacatcagcttcttgtttgaatttttttccaTTCCAGCTGAAATggtgcctgaagtgccagaatgtaactccAGTACTATTTAAGATGGAAGGAGAAAATTggaacttcagcttcatgactttttagtgtttgacagtttctcgttgcagagtaaacatatcaggaaaccagctctAGTGAttacatatgcaaatgagtccaTTCATCTTCAAATCATCGATGTTCATCTTgaatctttctctttatcttgcCTTTTTGTAAGCTGTTTGAGACTGTTGTCTCTGTTGGTAAAGTGACCATCAGTCTGCGTGCCAAGCACAGGGTTAAAGGGTTTGTATTTAGTTTgtatttacaatgtttttttttctattttattaggTCCACCAAACATATCATTACTGGCAGGACATggcttgtatctccatttttattaaatgttttttttttaaattttttaaaattattatgtaGAACTTGTTGCCTTTACATTGATTCAGACTTTCACAGTCAATGGAGCAgtagaaatgttccaaactTATTGGGGAAAAATGTCTTCTTCCATTAATTTCCACTtaaattgaaaaatgtttttttgtccttacctgtaaagttaccattttgggggTGTAAGgttttgtgtatgtatggtGGTCTTTTCCACTGATGGACGGGGCTGGGGGTGACTGCTATATTGTACGGCTATATCTTGTAATAGCGTATGCCTATGCTGGGTTTATGTGATGAAATGGTCAGTGAATGTACAAAGAAGGCAAACCTAATTACCTAGGAACTGaactatttacatttattttttaagaaatgCAGCATTGCCACTGGAGTTATTTCTGAGGTCAGTACATGGGCCATTTAAACAAGAAATGTATTgcgtgtgggttttttttttagattatacATAAACTtcataaaaaatctaatttgtgaatttagaaaaaaaagagcGCTACTCTTTGGTTTTCAGTCTCATGTGAATCAGTGTGGAAGAACGGAAAACCCAGGAACAACTGTTCTCAGCAGTGACACCaacatggtggtgtgtgtaatgTTGAAATGAGTATATCAGACACAATCTTGCTGATGAGGATTTTTTACACACGTTCTGGGCCAGAATAATGGGGGATGTGCAGAATAATTTTGCTATCTGGGAATtgtcttggtttgctgaagtgttaagatttcccttcatttCCCTTCattcatccagaatgcggcagcatggctcatcttcaatctgcccagttcagccacgtcaccccattgctgcgctcccttcactggcttcctgtagctgcgcgcatcagatttaaaaccctaatgtttgcctacaaagccaaaaatggaccagcccctccagatctgatggcaatggtgaaatctcaaactgaaccacgagcccttcgagcttcgagtacagctcggcttgacccgccatccttcaaggtgcacggaagacaagcttcgagaatgttctctgtactggcgcccaggtggtggaatgaactcccactggctgtccgaacagcagagtctcttgctgtcttcaaatgtagactgaagactcatctctttacacagcacttaaatgagcattgaactataagctgcacttattttattgtactgcactctgtattgtaatttattgtattgtagtttattgtattgtattgcattgaatggctcagagttctgcATTCAACTCTGaactttttctcttggtgtctgcagtgacattttgtttctagcagtatctgagctcaggactgtcttttctctaagctattggtaactagcaaagatattttctctagattgacaaagcacttcttgtaagtcgctctggataagagcgtctgctaaatgctgtaaatgtaaatgtaaatttgaacTAAGGGATGTAGGCcgacccctgaaaaacaaccccatatcatgatccctcctccaccaaactttacagctggcacagtgtagtcaggcaggtaatgttctcctgccatttgccaaacccagactcatccatcagactgccagatagagaaacCTAATTTGTCACTCCatagaatacatttccactgctccagagttcagtggcAGCAGTTTACACCACTTTACCCAATGCTTGGAGCTCCCGGCACACAATTTTTGTGCCGTTAATGCCAGACAAGGTTTGGAGCTCTGCAGTTATTCATAAGCAAAGTGTTGgcgacttttatgcactatgctGTTTAACACTTGGCGACcagctctgtaactttacatgtTCTGATATTTCGTGGCtgagtttttattgtttctaaATACTTCCACTTTTCAGTAATACCACTCTTGGTTGTGAAATGTCttggtgggaaaaaaaattgcaaactGATTTGTAGCAATAGTAGCATCGTATTACAGTGAGAGGCTTGGATTCaatgagctctttagaatgacccattcacaaatgtgtgtaaaggcacattgcatggctaggtgcttgattttgtaCACCTGTGACACTGGGACTGATGAAATTtaatgattaagaggtgtgtcccaataatTTTGTCCACAAACTGTGtgtcctttttaaaaaaaaaaaaacaacagccacTAATTAATGTGTTTAAAACATTACTCATAGGTCTGTTTCTAAACCAGACGCAGTATTTTTCTGGATCTTTTCACTAATATACATTGTTGCTCATTAAACTGATGCCATCCCACCAGCTCAAATCATactaaaaattaataataataaaaataaataaataaacattgtttgcttgttttgtaaTACCTTTGAAGAATCTATTGTCCACTTCCTTGAAACAATGAAACAGAGGAACCGTTAGTTGAGCTATGGCAACAGTACCCCTTTCTTTTTAATGCTTCCTCAAAGGAGAAACACCTCAGACTCCAAAGATATAAATGTTGGTGAGGAGCAGCATTTACAGCGTCTGTTTACATTAGCAGGGTAGCTAGCTACCTACATTTATGCAATGTTCTTGATACGCTGATACATCCTTTACCCCAAGTTCTAGATAGCCCATACTGTTCTCTTCATGACCCCAGAAACAGGTCCACAGTCACAAAACACAAACCCACCAGCATCATACAGAGCACTTCTGATTGACACTTCATTGACCATCCTCCTCAAAGACCGAAGAACGTATGCAACCATGAACGATAATTGGTCGGCATCAAACTTCTCCTCACCAAGATATGGCGCAGTTTTATAGTGATTACCATTACAATCATCATTAAACAAGAAACCAAACTACTGATATtgttactaaataaaaaaaaattcaaagcaTATTTGGAATTtctaaaaatgataaaagttCTATGAAAACGTATGTTGTCAAATTTCTCTTAATAGTATCAAAATGTCAGTCATTCAAGAATGGCAATCAAATCTCAAATGTTACTGTATAGATGGCATATCTAACACCTCATATGGACACTCAGTAACACTGGGAAAATACTGGAGCCAGATAGCATAGATtcattttttgtgcattttattatttattactgtaCTGTCTCCATTTGTATACCGCTTTAATACATCACCCGCCGTCACACTGTTGTTAAGTTGCAGTAAAGGAAAAAGGGGGCCCGCCGTCTAGAAAGGAAACCATTCTTCTTTGGTTGAGATGCTTCTTCTCTAATCCGTAATAATTCCACCCAGTTAAATTCATACATACTCAGTGACCTGCTGACAAATATTATAGACAACACTAACAAACACAACCACATGGTCTGCACTGGGGCAAGGAATAGAGCCACCACTGCACAAAGACTAATGATTTTATATGACTATTGGCTAAATAGCAGAAGATGCTACATTGTCTACATGATTTCTTTCAGCAGGTTGAGGAAGCCTTCAGAAAACACTGAAAGGAGGCCCCCCACCACATAACGACACATCCTGTCTAAACCAGTTGTGTCCACTTGCACAAACTCTATTTGAACACTTTATTGACGCAACAGTTCACTGCATTTCCACAGAACAGGAAACCATAAAAGTGGTTGCTTTAAGCATCAGagctgagaagcagaaaacccAACCATCTTCTCAGACTGAAAAtgtgcagatttcttttaatTTCTCTGTAGGTTTTCTCAGAAAATACACAGATCAGCATAACATAatgacctccttgtttctatgtttgcttctaaaaactccagcagctctgctgtgcctgatccacacgtaccagcacaacacacactaacacaccaccatggcATAAGCGTTACTGCaacactgagaatgatccaccacccaaatagtacctggtcTGTGAggttccatgggggtcctgaccactgaagaacagggtaacagagtatcagagaaacagatggactacagtctgtaactgtagaactacaaacagcagctatacagtaagtggagctgataaactggacaatgagcgcagaaacaaggaggtggacaaGATGATAGACAGGATCGGTGTACATTGTGTGtgcataatggctgtttttacatgaaattaaATCAATGATGGGGTGGTCTTTGACCTTTGTACAGTAGTGTATATTGACTATGAATATCATCTTTTGTGTTTCTATCTTGTGAACTATACAGTGCAAAGAATGGTTTGTCAATTCAAAACAAtctaaatcaaaataaatgtgattaaacAATATTTTAGTTCACATCCAGTTTCCCTGAGCAAGTAGGACTTGAACTATGAGTGGAAGTCTAGGCAACAAAAGCGGTGAGGTTGTCAGTATTCAGAACCTCCACACTGAAGACTTCTAAGAAAAAATGGTCAAACAGGAGAAGAAAACTTTGGAATTaagtgattttaaaataaactgtaGCGCTTTACAGAAGGATTTTAAATTGATCAGTGAAAGACTTCATGCAGATGAAAGTAGTTATAGTTGAATTATTTTTCTCCTGCCATTAAACTGCTGAGCCAAAATGTTCATCCCTTGGTGGGTGTGGATTTCCAGTTTCCAGTAAGCCCAGCCCTAACACCTTTTGTCTTATTTGAGACTGTGTTCTTCCTTGTTTTACACCAACTTCTCATATCCATCCAATGGTAGACATGAAAGTGGTTCTGGTTCTCGTCAGTCTGTTCTTCACTAAAGGTACAGAGAAATTTATACCCTCACATTACGCTCAGTATTGTCATTCATTTTAGTCAACTTGTAAGATTTAAGGGTTCAGAGTGGTCTCATGaggaataattaatagtaaagCAACTTACAGGCTTAATtttcttaacagtggtggtgagaggaaccagacaacaatatagccattttattttgtatctaaacccaccagtgaaccaaTGTCTTTAGTTGTTACATGTAATTTTGCTGAGGATAAAATAATGGTACACCGGACAAAAGTGTCATTTGGGGGCGATTTTGCCTTACGATGTCCTGCACATTGCTCTCGGCCATTAATGTGATTCAGTGATACATTTCAAAGCAAAACTGTATCTCACGACTATCGTAAAGCAATGTTTCAGACCTCAGGCAACACATATGCTTCATAACTTTCTGCAAATAAGTTTTAAAGGCATTGAACTTTTTAGACGTCTGGTTACTGGTTTCTAattgtttctctagaacagaggaTTTGACATCTCTCTTCACTCTGAATGCCATTAACCATTAACCACTGAGTTATACAGGCATTTTTAGAGTTCTTTGGGATTCCTCTTCACTGTTGTTTCGGGGAGGACTTGGATTTAATGTAAAGCATATTGACCGTTTCTCTGTGTGATCAGATCTTTATCTTTCACAATGGATTCTTGTTGTCCTGCAGCTATAGCACTGGAATGTTACAGCTGCAGAGGGGAGTCTGCTCAAACTTGCAATAGTTATGAGTATTGTCCACATGAGTGTAACAACTTCGCTGCCACCTTGAGTGCAGGTAAGAGTGAGTTTTAACTCAGATTCAAACTCCTAACAGACCCAAAACTGATATCCACTAAGCCATGTTTTCTCCACAGGTGGTGTACACATAGAACAGATTATGAGTTCTTGCCTGCCGCCAGCCTTTTGTGTCACGGGGAGAATAAACACAGGGTTTCTGAAAGCAACAGTCAACTCCAGATGCTGCAAGACTGACCGCTGCAATGGTCAAGTACTACCAGGTACAATCAGATGCACTTTTATCCAGCgggacttacagtttgatcatttcacaGAGGAAGGTGAAAGTAGCGTTAGGAGTTTCGCTCACGTTTGGCGTAGCATAGAGTGCTCGCTATGGCCGGGGACCTGAGTCTGCAGTGGGAAGGGCTGAGCTGTTACCCACTACAGCATTTTAATCCTTGACTTCTCCTTTTCTAAACTCTTCACAGTTAGTACAGTAACAGTCTTTTTGGGCCAAACCATCAACACTGTTTTCTTTGCCTGAATACAGAATGTGCTCAATTCCAAAGTTCTGTACTTCTCTTTGCAGTCAGCCTCGGCCTTCAACAGAACCGTGTACTTCTAAAGCTCCGTTTGCCAATGTTCACATGCACTCTTACAGAACTGGCACAATGAAGTCCAGAAATGAGCAAGAAAACAAACTTCATATGAATTTCCTGCATCACAAACACCGTATCAAACAACGGTCAAAGCTAAAGCTCAAACTGCTGAATGAAGGTATTTAAATGGGCCGATTATGACTGATTCCCATCTGAGCTGAAGTTCTACCAGGTGTCGTCAACCCTTAAAAGGGGGTCACTTCTGAAGTCATTTTGTTCACGGTGGACCACCCATTATGGGCCCAGCACACAATTAGAAACTgcttggtggttggttagtgtagtgggtaacacctctgccttctgcactgtagactagggttcaatcccccacctgggtaagcaccctacactataccaataagggtccttgggcaagacacctaacaccacTTTTGCCTACCGGTAAATGCTTATATGCCAGAGAGGACATTAGGGGAGACGTGTGATGCGGATGAGATCATCTGGTCAAACGAAGCAGATCAGAAGAACTAAGCATTTACTGAACATgtgatttagattttttctttttgtttatttgctagaTTTTTTATTCtgatgcaataaaaataaaccattgtgggtttttaaaaataatttttctgaGGTAACGAGCCTTAAATCAAGCCAGAAAGGTGTGTATAGTGGGtcttctttttcattatttgtaaaAATTTTTTAGCACTGATTCATTTCTTTTGTTCATATTATTGTTTACTGTACTGCCTGAATTTGTACCTTGATAATACAGTAAATGATCACAAAAAGTCTACAGTGGTTTCTAATAACATTAAACCCAGTTTACCACAAACGTTTTTGCAAGCTTATCCTCGCTGGCTTGTTaaatttacttgtttatttgttttaagtttTACCGAAACAGGCTCCCAGTGGAAAGAAGTGTTGTGCCAATAGCGACTGCTCAGAAACTGTGAAGTGCGAGGGAGACGAGGATCA from Pygocentrus nattereri isolate fPygNat1 chromosome 9, fPygNat1.pri, whole genome shotgun sequence harbors:
- the LOC108410476 gene encoding phospholipase A2 inhibitor and Ly6/PLAUR domain-containing protein-like; translated protein: MVDMKVVLVLVSLFFTKAIALECYSCRGESAQTCNSYEYCPHECNNFAATLSAGGVHIEQIMSSCLPPAFCVTGRINTGFLKATVNSRCCKTDRCNGQVLPVLPKQAPSGKKCCANSDCSETVKCEGDEDHCIKGSVPLDVQFPTKVSLTGCASKSICDGLLSLRQFFNVSADIKCCEGNLCNTAISINLGLLIMLGSLLTSILFL